Proteins from a genomic interval of Gadus morhua chromosome 21, gadMor3.0, whole genome shotgun sequence:
- the pum2 gene encoding pumilio homolog 2 isoform X10, with translation MSVPCSILGMNDVAWQETRGGMLHANGAPETGVVRVHGGGPLATVGVAGQGPGEPHLQGMDRASNPTPGTPQPPLSGRSQDDATVGYFFQRQPGEQLGGCVPSKHRWPTGDGNHIDQVRAADEMNYDFQALALESRGMGELLPAKKLWESDELAKDGRKGMLLGEEWRDNAWGTSHHSVSQPIMVQQRPGQSFHGNGDANSVLSPRSEGGGLGVSMVEYVLSSSPGDKMDSRYRNGGYGTGDVNPDGREKSDVPDKTSPFEEDKNPELKSGEEGDPSKANGRGLLNGMDKDFNPTPGSRQASPTEAVERMGPGQGGMEMMGQHPHQHQHQHQHPHQHQHLHQHQHPHHAHAMQQQQQQQQQQQQQQQQQQQNAVQNKGPNEDFQGHDGQGMGGMEQQQQQQQAGVESLQFDYVGNQIQVDSSGTPVGLFDYNSQQQLFQRSNHLTVQQLTAAQQQQYALAAAQQQHLAGLAPAFVPNPYIINAGPPGTDPYTAAGLAAAASLAGPTVVPPQYYGVPWGVYPANLFQQQAAANANHSANQQASNQGPGPGQQVMRTGNNQRPLTPGQGQQSQQESLAAAAAAANPALAYAGMSGYQVLAPAAYYDQNGALVMGPGARGGLGGPMRLVQTPLLLNPAAAQAAASASGSGNMSGPQGNAMYRSLTQQQQSQAQQQQQAQQQQQAQQQQQAQQQQQQQQQQQQQQQQQQQQGLPYASASLPPTSQSSSLFSHASAGQPPPSSSLGFGGAQGSLGVGLASALGGFGSSVSSSSSSSVSRRDSLLANSDLYKRGGSSLTPIGQPFYNSLGYSSSPSPIGLTPGHSPLTPPPSLPSSHGSSSSLHLGGLTNGSGRYISAAPGAEAKYRSSGSASSLFNSSSQLFPPARPRYSRSDVMPSGRSRLLEDFRNNRFPNLQLRDLPGHMVEFSQDQHGSRFIQQKLERATPAERQMVFGEILQAAYQLMTDVFGNYVIQKFFEFGSADQKLALATRIRGHVLPLALQMYGCRVIQKALESISSDQQSDIVRELDGHVLKCVKDQNGNHVVQKCIECVQPQALQFIIDAFQGQVFVLSTHPYGCRVIQRILEHCTQEQTLPILEELHQHSEQLGQDQYGNYVIQHVLEHGRPEDKSKIVAEVRGKVLVLSQHKFASNVVEKCVIHSSRAERALLIDEVCCQKDGPHSALYTMMKDQYANYVVQRMIDMAEPAQRKIIMHKIRPHIATLRKYTYGKHILAKLEKYYMKSGADLGPIGGPTNGLM, from the exons ATGAGCGTTCCATGCAGCATCCTAGGTATGAATGACGTGGCCTGGCAGGAGACAAGAGGTGGGATGCTGCATGCAAATGGTGCTCCTGAGACGGGGGTAGTCCGGGTTCACGGTGGCGGCCCCCTTGCCACAGTGGGCGTAGCTGGACAAGGCCCCGGAGAGCCACATTTACAAGGCATGGACAGGGCATCTAACCCCACCCCCGGTACCCCTCAGCCACCACTGAGCGGGCGGTCCCAGGATGATGCCACAGTTGGGTACTTCTTCCAGAGACAGCCAGGGGAGCAACTCGGAGGATGTGTACCAAGCAAACACCGCTGGCCCACTGGCGATGGCAACCATATTGACCAG GTGCGTGCTGCGGATGAGATGAACTATGACTTTCAAGCACTGGCTTTGGAATCAAGGGGCATGGGAGAG ctcctgcctgcaaaaaagcTTTGGGAGTCTGATGAATTGGCGAAGGATGGACGGAAAGGAATGTTACTAGGAGAAGAATGGCGGGATAATGCGTGGGGAACATCCC ATCATTCAGTGTCCCAACCTATCATGGTGCaacagagaccaggacagagTTTCCACGGGAATGGGGATGCCAACTCCGTGCTGTCCCCCCGCTCCGAAGGCGGTGGGCTGGGTGTGAGCATGGTGGAGTACGTGCTCAGCTCCTCTCCCGGTGATAAGATGGACAGTCGTTACAGGAACGGCGGCTAT GGTACTGGAGACGTTAACCCAGACGGCAGAGAGAAGAGTGACGTCCCAGATAAGACGTCTCCGTTTGAGGAAGATAAAAACCCAGAGTTGAAATCTGGGGAGGAGGGCGACCCTTCAAAGGCTAACGGAAGAGGCCTTCTCAATGGCATGGACAAAGACTTCAA TCCTACCCCTGGTAGTCGCCAGGCCTCGCCCACCGAGGCTGTGGAGAGGATGGGTCCTGGTCAGGGTGGCATGGAGATGATGGGACAACATCCGCACCAACATCAACACCAACATCAGCATCCCCACCAACATCAGCACCTGCATCAGCACCAGCACCCCCATCACGCTCACGCcatgcagcaacagcagcaacagcagcagcaacagcagcagcagcagcagcaacagcagcagaacgCTGTGCAGAACAAGGGCCCCAATGAGGACTTCCAGGGCCACGACGGCCAGGGCATGGGAGgcatggagcagcagcagcagcagcagcaggctggtGTGGAGTCTCTGCAGTTTGACTACGTCGGAAACCAGATCCAGGTGGACTCCTCCGGGACCCCTGTGGGACTGTTTGACTACAACTCCCAGCAGCAG CTGTTCCAGAGATCCAACCATCTGACCGTTCAGCAGCTCACTGCTGCTCAGCAACAACAATATGCTCTAGCTGCagcgcagcagcagcatctgG CTGGACTTGCCCCTGCTTTTGTGCCAAACCCGTACATCATCAACGCTGGTCCTCCTGGGACTGACCCCTACACCGCCGCAGGCCTGGCCGCCGCAGCCTCGCTCGCAG GGCCAACAGTTGTCCCGCCGCAGTACTACGGTGTACCGTGGGGCGTGTACCCAGCCAACCTTTTTCAGCAACAGGCCGCAGCAAATGCCAATCACTCGGCCAATCAGCAAGCATCCAATCAGGGACCAGGTCCGGggcaacag GTGATGCGCACAGGAAACAACCAGCGGCCCCTGACCCCAGGCCAGGGCCAGCAAAGCCAACAGGAGAGTCTGGCTGCTGCGGCGGCCGCAGCTAACCCCGCCCTGGCCTACGCCGGTATGTCAG gctaccaggtgttGGCCCCTGCTGCTTACTATGACCAGAATGGTGCCCTGGTgatgggccccggggcccgcggTGGTCTAGGAGGCCCCATGCGTCTTGTCcaaactcctctcctcctgaaCCCTGCCGCAGCCCAGGCCG CAGCGTCTGCATCTGGCTCGGGCAACATGTCGGGCCCTCAGGGGAACGCGATGTACCGCTCCCtaacccagcagcagcagtcccaggcccagcagcagcaacaggcccagcagcagcaacaggcccagcagcagcaacaggcccagcagcaacagcagcagcagcaacagcagcagcagcagcagcagcaacagcagcagcagggcctgCCCTACGCCTCGGCCTCgctgccccccacctcccaGAGCAGCTCCCTGTTCTCCCACGCCTCGGccggccagcccccccccagctcctcgCTGGGCTTTGGCGGCGCACAGGGCTCCCTCGGCGTGGGCTTGGCCTCGGCACTCGGGGGCTTTGGCTCCTCGG tGTCCAGCTCCAGCAGTAGCAGTGTCTCCCGCAGAGATTCCTTGCTGGCCAACTCCGACCTCTACAAGCGCGGCGGCAGCAGCCTCACCCCCATTGGCCAGCCCTTCTACAACAGCCTGGGCTACTCGTCCTCGCCCAGCCCCATCGGCCTGACCCCTGGACACTCCCCGctcacccccccgccctccctgccctcctcccacGGCTCATCCTCCAGCCTTCACCTCG gAGGTCTGACCAACGGTAGCGGGCGCTACATCTCGGCGGCCCCGGGCGCGGAGGCCAAGTACCGCAGCAGCGGCAGCGCCTCCAGCCTGTTCAACTCCAGCAGCCAGCTGTTCCCGCCGGCCCGGCCCCGCTACAGCCGCTCAGACGTCATGCCCTCCGGACGCAGCCGGCTGCTGGAGGACTTCCGCAACAACCGCTTCCCCAACCTGCAGCTGCGCGACCTGCCCGGCCACATGGTGGAGTTCTCCCAGGACCAGCACGGCTCCAG GTTCATCCAACAGAAGCTGGAGAGGGCCACGCCCGCCGAGAGACAGATGGTGTTTGGCGAAATCCTGCAGGCGGCGTACCAGCTGATGACGGACGTGTTTGGGAACTATGTAATCCAGAAGTTCTTTGAG TTTGGGAGCGCGGACCAGAAGCTGGCCCTGGCCACCAGGATCCGTGGCCACGTGCTGCCCCTGGCTCTGCAGATGTACGGCTGCAGGGTCATCCAGAAGGCCCTGGAGTCCATCTCCTCCGACCAGCAG AGCGACATCGTGCGTGAGCTGGACGGTCACGTGCTCAAGTGTGTGAAGGACCAGAACGGCAACCACGTGGTGCAGAAGTGCATCGAGTGTGTCCAGCCGCAGGCCCTGCAATTCATCATCGACGCCTTCCAGGGCCAG GTATTCGTGCTGTCCACCCACCCATACGGCTGCAGGGTGATCCAGAGGATTCTGGAGCACTGCACCCAGGAGCAGACCCTGCCCATCCTGGAGGAGCTGCACCAACACTCCGAGCAGCTGGGCCAG GACCAGTACGGTAACTATGTGATTCAGCACGTCCTGGAGCACGGCAGACCTGAGGACAAGAGCAAAATCGTGGCCGAGGTGCGCGGGAAGGTCCTTGTCCTGAGTCAGCATAAATTTGCAAG CAACGTGGTGGAGAAGTGTGTGATCCACTCGTCTCGTGCTGAGAGGGCCCTGCTCATCGACGAGGTGTGCTGCCAGAAGGACGGCCCCCACAGCGCCTTGTACACCATGATGAAGGACCAGTACGCCAACTACGTTGTCCAGAGGATGATCGACATGGCAGAGCCTGCCCAACGCAAGATCATCATGCACAAG ATCCGGCCTCACATCGCCACCTTGCGCAAGTACACCTACGGCAAGCACATCCTGGCCAAGCTGGAGAAGTACTACATGAAGAGTGGCGCCGACCTAGGGCCCATCGGGGGCCCCACAAACGGCCTCATGTAG
- the pum2 gene encoding pumilio homolog 2 isoform X9, which translates to MSVPCSILGMNDVAWQETRGGMLHANGAPETGVVRVHGGGPLATVGVAGQGPGEPHLQGMDRASNPTPGTPQPPLSGRSQDDATVGYFFQRQPGEQLGGCVPSKHRWPTGDGNHIDQVRAADEMNYDFQALALESRGMGELLPAKKLWESDELAKDGRKGMLLGEEWRDNAWGTSHHSVSQPIMVQQRPGQSFHGNGDANSVLSPRSEGGGLGVSMVEYVLSSSPGDKMDSRYRNGGYGTGDVNPDGREKSDVPDKTSPFEEDKNPELKSGEEGDPSKANGRGLLNGMDKDFNPTPGSRQASPTEAVERMGPGQGGMEMMGQHPHQHQHQHQHPHQHQHLHQHQHPHHAHAMQQQQQQQQQQQQQQQQQQQNAVQNKGPNEDFQGHDGQGMGGMEQQQQQQQAGVESLQFDYVGNQIQVDSSGTPVGLFDYNSQQQLFQRSNHLTVQQLTAAQQQQYALAAAQQQHLAGLAPAFVPNPYIINAGPPGTDPYTAAGLAAAASLAGPTVVPPQYYGVPWGVYPANLFQQQAAANANHSANQQASNQGPGPGQQVMRTGNNQRPLTPGQGQQSQQESLAAAAAAANPALAYAGMSGYQVLAPAAYYDQNGALVMGPGARGGLGGPMRLVQTPLLLNPAAAQAAASASGSGNMSGPQGNAMYRSLTQQQQSQAQQQQQAQQQQQAQQQQQAQQQQQQQQQQQQQQQQQQQQGLPYASASLPPTSQSSSLFSHASAGQPPPSSSLGFGGAQGSLGVGLASALGGFGSSVSSSSSSSVSRRDSLLANSDLYKRGGSSLTPIGQPFYNSLGYSSSPSPIGLTPGHSPLTPPPSLPSSHGSSSSLHLGGLTNGSGRYISAAPGAEAKYRSSGSASSLFNSSSQLFPPARPRYSRSDVMPSGRSRLLEDFRNNRFPNLQLRDLPGHMVEFSQDQHGSRFIQQKLERATPAERQMVFGEILQAAYQLMTDVFGNYVIQKFFEFGSADQKLALATRIRGHVLPLALQMYGCRVIQKALESISSDQQVISDIVRELDGHVLKCVKDQNGNHVVQKCIECVQPQALQFIIDAFQGQVFVLSTHPYGCRVIQRILEHCTQEQTLPILEELHQHSEQLGQDQYGNYVIQHVLEHGRPEDKSKIVAEVRGKVLVLSQHKFASNVVEKCVIHSSRAERALLIDEVCCQKDGPHSALYTMMKDQYANYVVQRMIDMAEPAQRKIIMHKIRPHIATLRKYTYGKHILAKLEKYYMKSGADLGPIGGPTNGLM; encoded by the exons ATGAGCGTTCCATGCAGCATCCTAGGTATGAATGACGTGGCCTGGCAGGAGACAAGAGGTGGGATGCTGCATGCAAATGGTGCTCCTGAGACGGGGGTAGTCCGGGTTCACGGTGGCGGCCCCCTTGCCACAGTGGGCGTAGCTGGACAAGGCCCCGGAGAGCCACATTTACAAGGCATGGACAGGGCATCTAACCCCACCCCCGGTACCCCTCAGCCACCACTGAGCGGGCGGTCCCAGGATGATGCCACAGTTGGGTACTTCTTCCAGAGACAGCCAGGGGAGCAACTCGGAGGATGTGTACCAAGCAAACACCGCTGGCCCACTGGCGATGGCAACCATATTGACCAG GTGCGTGCTGCGGATGAGATGAACTATGACTTTCAAGCACTGGCTTTGGAATCAAGGGGCATGGGAGAG ctcctgcctgcaaaaaagcTTTGGGAGTCTGATGAATTGGCGAAGGATGGACGGAAAGGAATGTTACTAGGAGAAGAATGGCGGGATAATGCGTGGGGAACATCCC ATCATTCAGTGTCCCAACCTATCATGGTGCaacagagaccaggacagagTTTCCACGGGAATGGGGATGCCAACTCCGTGCTGTCCCCCCGCTCCGAAGGCGGTGGGCTGGGTGTGAGCATGGTGGAGTACGTGCTCAGCTCCTCTCCCGGTGATAAGATGGACAGTCGTTACAGGAACGGCGGCTAT GGTACTGGAGACGTTAACCCAGACGGCAGAGAGAAGAGTGACGTCCCAGATAAGACGTCTCCGTTTGAGGAAGATAAAAACCCAGAGTTGAAATCTGGGGAGGAGGGCGACCCTTCAAAGGCTAACGGAAGAGGCCTTCTCAATGGCATGGACAAAGACTTCAA TCCTACCCCTGGTAGTCGCCAGGCCTCGCCCACCGAGGCTGTGGAGAGGATGGGTCCTGGTCAGGGTGGCATGGAGATGATGGGACAACATCCGCACCAACATCAACACCAACATCAGCATCCCCACCAACATCAGCACCTGCATCAGCACCAGCACCCCCATCACGCTCACGCcatgcagcaacagcagcaacagcagcagcaacagcagcagcagcagcagcaacagcagcagaacgCTGTGCAGAACAAGGGCCCCAATGAGGACTTCCAGGGCCACGACGGCCAGGGCATGGGAGgcatggagcagcagcagcagcagcagcaggctggtGTGGAGTCTCTGCAGTTTGACTACGTCGGAAACCAGATCCAGGTGGACTCCTCCGGGACCCCTGTGGGACTGTTTGACTACAACTCCCAGCAGCAG CTGTTCCAGAGATCCAACCATCTGACCGTTCAGCAGCTCACTGCTGCTCAGCAACAACAATATGCTCTAGCTGCagcgcagcagcagcatctgG CTGGACTTGCCCCTGCTTTTGTGCCAAACCCGTACATCATCAACGCTGGTCCTCCTGGGACTGACCCCTACACCGCCGCAGGCCTGGCCGCCGCAGCCTCGCTCGCAG GGCCAACAGTTGTCCCGCCGCAGTACTACGGTGTACCGTGGGGCGTGTACCCAGCCAACCTTTTTCAGCAACAGGCCGCAGCAAATGCCAATCACTCGGCCAATCAGCAAGCATCCAATCAGGGACCAGGTCCGGggcaacag GTGATGCGCACAGGAAACAACCAGCGGCCCCTGACCCCAGGCCAGGGCCAGCAAAGCCAACAGGAGAGTCTGGCTGCTGCGGCGGCCGCAGCTAACCCCGCCCTGGCCTACGCCGGTATGTCAG gctaccaggtgttGGCCCCTGCTGCTTACTATGACCAGAATGGTGCCCTGGTgatgggccccggggcccgcggTGGTCTAGGAGGCCCCATGCGTCTTGTCcaaactcctctcctcctgaaCCCTGCCGCAGCCCAGGCCG CAGCGTCTGCATCTGGCTCGGGCAACATGTCGGGCCCTCAGGGGAACGCGATGTACCGCTCCCtaacccagcagcagcagtcccaggcccagcagcagcaacaggcccagcagcagcaacaggcccagcagcagcaacaggcccagcagcaacagcagcagcagcaacagcagcagcagcagcagcagcaacagcagcagcagggcctgCCCTACGCCTCGGCCTCgctgccccccacctcccaGAGCAGCTCCCTGTTCTCCCACGCCTCGGccggccagcccccccccagctcctcgCTGGGCTTTGGCGGCGCACAGGGCTCCCTCGGCGTGGGCTTGGCCTCGGCACTCGGGGGCTTTGGCTCCTCGG tGTCCAGCTCCAGCAGTAGCAGTGTCTCCCGCAGAGATTCCTTGCTGGCCAACTCCGACCTCTACAAGCGCGGCGGCAGCAGCCTCACCCCCATTGGCCAGCCCTTCTACAACAGCCTGGGCTACTCGTCCTCGCCCAGCCCCATCGGCCTGACCCCTGGACACTCCCCGctcacccccccgccctccctgccctcctcccacGGCTCATCCTCCAGCCTTCACCTCG gAGGTCTGACCAACGGTAGCGGGCGCTACATCTCGGCGGCCCCGGGCGCGGAGGCCAAGTACCGCAGCAGCGGCAGCGCCTCCAGCCTGTTCAACTCCAGCAGCCAGCTGTTCCCGCCGGCCCGGCCCCGCTACAGCCGCTCAGACGTCATGCCCTCCGGACGCAGCCGGCTGCTGGAGGACTTCCGCAACAACCGCTTCCCCAACCTGCAGCTGCGCGACCTGCCCGGCCACATGGTGGAGTTCTCCCAGGACCAGCACGGCTCCAG GTTCATCCAACAGAAGCTGGAGAGGGCCACGCCCGCCGAGAGACAGATGGTGTTTGGCGAAATCCTGCAGGCGGCGTACCAGCTGATGACGGACGTGTTTGGGAACTATGTAATCCAGAAGTTCTTTGAG TTTGGGAGCGCGGACCAGAAGCTGGCCCTGGCCACCAGGATCCGTGGCCACGTGCTGCCCCTGGCTCTGCAGATGTACGGCTGCAGGGTCATCCAGAAGGCCCTGGAGTCCATCTCCTCCGACCAGCAGGTAATT AGCGACATCGTGCGTGAGCTGGACGGTCACGTGCTCAAGTGTGTGAAGGACCAGAACGGCAACCACGTGGTGCAGAAGTGCATCGAGTGTGTCCAGCCGCAGGCCCTGCAATTCATCATCGACGCCTTCCAGGGCCAG GTATTCGTGCTGTCCACCCACCCATACGGCTGCAGGGTGATCCAGAGGATTCTGGAGCACTGCACCCAGGAGCAGACCCTGCCCATCCTGGAGGAGCTGCACCAACACTCCGAGCAGCTGGGCCAG GACCAGTACGGTAACTATGTGATTCAGCACGTCCTGGAGCACGGCAGACCTGAGGACAAGAGCAAAATCGTGGCCGAGGTGCGCGGGAAGGTCCTTGTCCTGAGTCAGCATAAATTTGCAAG CAACGTGGTGGAGAAGTGTGTGATCCACTCGTCTCGTGCTGAGAGGGCCCTGCTCATCGACGAGGTGTGCTGCCAGAAGGACGGCCCCCACAGCGCCTTGTACACCATGATGAAGGACCAGTACGCCAACTACGTTGTCCAGAGGATGATCGACATGGCAGAGCCTGCCCAACGCAAGATCATCATGCACAAG ATCCGGCCTCACATCGCCACCTTGCGCAAGTACACCTACGGCAAGCACATCCTGGCCAAGCTGGAGAAGTACTACATGAAGAGTGGCGCCGACCTAGGGCCCATCGGGGGCCCCACAAACGGCCTCATGTAG